A section of the Oryzias melastigma strain HK-1 linkage group LG14, ASM292280v2, whole genome shotgun sequence genome encodes:
- the radx gene encoding RPA-related protein RADX isoform X2 — MEDSQSSSSLVLPPPQASFLQRTLERLSSTQCLRFGCDQGEAVAVVALQRYLSERADGPDELLHNYSYDVTLTDGVWRVKCFLHASLSNLVHTNTLRTGMDIFISQCCFVFSERMLGHGYICIEKLRCGAGSSAVLPNINDVSLLPMLVRHGMERSVLLHKDVPLQVSRKHYLPLWNNDDPEGDMWISGASSSDAVLDVSKMMLISTLESSFGHTLNYLPLLVKIIHKSRLRYYGKFGVKKDCPYLAYFEVADQSGTMSLVLWDELCPEFYERLNVGTVLYLQNYKLKQSYAKRSRPQMDHYRMKHCNSVEISLNPRDPSSIFTVVSPKSVQPQWGLPDVSYRFTSRSELDKLADNFACDIIGLVTFVGRVERVRSKALERYWTYRWVHAVDGTSDHPFILELFSSSQPEIFNNICPMTYLVCTQMRVCNVTGSQPYLTSSCETEMFITGYHKGQPYVSDPRVKNFIQWTKTLKDNAVLQKTAVGGHYSYPHSPPMFVQSAAGQVPLIAAADLKRELETLQYREHKRHAFQGQITAVQYLRSPKTSGVEETEVSENDDADSHSSPSQRLPSPSSAGTSATSRKRKIQMSRLGCKKTNEKEQEEEEANSASEVQLQEHSCGHNPGQAVSSALSWEGSSWPKQHQELTEHLCQGGLHQDSIRRRFTFDEKNVLLQWSNLQPSRWTSKQSTEPVPPALCSGYYQLTILGINKQIAVDAAFLPVVSSNDPQAVSLPQGLHDNTMLSCLSSGFLCPLTGTDDSEERSLPEPEEILETATELEDMHVVCILDLCHLGEDKLEVLINKVYKVTEVSLD; from the exons ATGGAGGACAGCCAGTCTTCTTCTTCGCTAGTTCTTCCTCCACCACAAGCGTCTTTTCTTCAGAGGACGTTGGAGCGATTATCGTCCACACAGTGCCTGAGATTCGGATGTGACCAGGGGGAAGCTGTCGCTGTCGTGGCATTGCAGAGATACCTGTCAGAGCGAGCGGATGGACCCGATGAACTGCTTCACAACTACAGTTACGACGTGACCCTGACAGACGGGGTCTGGCGGGTCAAATGCTTTCTTCACGCCAGCTTAAGCAACCTGGTGCACACCAACACACTGCGGACAGGGATGGACATCTTCATCTCCCAGTGCTGCTTTGTCTTTAGTGAAAGGATGTTGGGACACGGTTACATTTGCATCGAAAAGCTCCGGTGTGGCGCAGGAAGCTCAGCGGTTCTCCCCAACATAAACGACGTCAGCTTGTTGCCCATGCTGGTCAGGCATGGCATGGAGAGGAGCGTGCTGCTCCACAAAGATGTTCCTCTCCAGGTAAGCCGGAAACATTATCTCCCACTGTGGAACAATGATGACCCGGAAGGGGACATGTGGATCTCAGGAGCCTCCTCATCAGATGCTGTGCTGGATG tttcCAAAATGATGCTCATTAGCACTTTGGAGTCTTCATTCGGACACACCCTGAATTATCTCCCTCTTCTGGTGAAGATCATACACAAATCCAGACTCCGGTATTATGGAAAGTTTGGAGTCAAGAAAGATTGCCCCTACCTG GCGTACTTCGAAGTAGCTGACCAGAGCGGCACCATGTCGCTTGTGCTTTGGGACGAACTCTGTCCGGAGTTTTACGAGCGACTGAACGTTGGCACGGTGCTGTACCTCCAAAACTACAAACTGAAGCAAAGTTATGCGAAACGATCGCGACCACAGATGGATCACTACAGAATGAAACACTGTAACTCTGTAG AAATCAGCCTGAATCCTCGTGATCCATCTTCAATCTTCACTGTGGTCTCACCAAAGAGTGTCCAGCCTCAGTGGGGTCTGCCTGATGTCTCTTACCGGTTCACCAGCAG GTCAGAGTTGGACAAGCTAGCGGATAATTTTGCCTGTGACATCATTGGTTTGGTAACATTTGTTGGCCGTGTCGAAAGAGTCAGAAGTAAAG CTTTAGAAAGGTACTGGACATACCGCTGGGTTCATGCAGTGGACGGAACATCTGATCACCCGTTTATCCTGGagcttttttcttcatctcaaCCTGAAATCTTCAACAACATTTGTCCCA TGACGTACCTGGTCTGCACCCAGATGAGGGTCTGCAATGTGACGGGCTCTCAGCCCTACCTGACGAGCAGCTGTGAGACGGAGATGTTCATCACAG GATACCACAAAGGTCAACCATACGTGAGCGACCCCAGAGTGAAAAACTTCATCCAATGGACCAAAACTCTAAAGGACAACGCCGTTCTACAAAAGACGGCTGTTGGAGGCCATTATTCATACCCTCATTCTCCACCAATGTTCGTGCAGTCAGCAGCAG GTCAAGTTCCTCTCATTGCTGCAGCTGACCTGAAGAGGGAGCTAGAGACCTTGCAGTATAGAGAACATAAAAGACATGCCTTTCAGGGACAAATTACAGCAGTTCAATATTTAAGAAGCCCAAAGACATCAGGAGTGGAAGAAACAGAG gtTTCAGAAAATGATGATGCTGATTCACACAGTTCTCCCTCACAGAGATTACCATCTCCATCATCTGCTGGGACTTCAGCTACTTCAAGGAAAAGGAAAATTCAAATGAG CAGGCTTGGAtgcaaaaagacaaatgaaaaagagcaggaggaggaagaggcgaACTCTGCATCAGAAGTTCAACTCCAGGAACACAGCTGTGGTCATAATCCGGGTCAAG CAGTGTCCAGTGCTCTGTCCTGGGAAGGCAGCAGCTGGCCAAAGCAACACCAGGAACTGACTGAGCATTTGTGTCAAGGCGGCCTGCACCAGGACAGCATCCGTCGCAGGTTCACATTCGATGAGAAGAATGTTCTCCTGCAGTGGAGCAACCTGCAGCCGTCACGGTGGACGTCCAAACAAAGCACAGAGCCTGTCCCACCTGCGCTTTGTTCCGGGTATTACCAGCTAACCATCCTGG GCATCAACAAGCAGATTGCCGTCGATGCTGCTTTTCTCCCGGTGGTTTCCTCCAATGACCCACAGGCCGTCAGCCTTCCTCAGGGTTTACACGACAACACCATGCTGTCTTGCCTCTCCTCGGGTTTCCTTTGCCCTCTCACGGGCACAGACGATAGCGAAGAAAGATCTCTACCTGAGCCAG AGGAGATCTTGGAGACCGCCACTGAGCTGGAGGATATGCATGTGGTGTGCATCTTGGACCTTTGTCATTTAGGTGAAGATAAATTGGAAGTCCTAATCAACAAGGTGTACAAAGTGACAGAGGTTTCACTTGATTAA
- the radx gene encoding RPA-related protein RADX isoform X5 — protein MEDSQSSSSLVLPPPQASFLQRTLERLSSTQCLRFGCDQGEAVAVVALQRYLSERADGPDELLHNYSYDVTLTDGVWRVKCFLHASLSNLVHTNTLRTGMDIFISQCCFVFSERMLGHGYICIEKLRCGAGSSAVLPNINDVSLLPMLVRHGMERSVLLHKDVPLQVSRKHYLPLWNNDDPEGDMWISGASSSDAVLDVSKMMLISTLESSFGHTLNYLPLLVKIIHKSRLRYYGKFGVKKDCPYLAYFEVADQSGTMSLVLWDELCPEFYERLNVGTVLYLQNYKLKQSYAKRSRPQMDHYRMKHCNSVEISLNPRDPSSIFTVVSPKSVQPQWGLPDVSYRFTSRSELDKLADNFACDIIGLVTFVGRVERVRSKALERYWTYRWVHAVDGTSDHPFILELFSSSQPEIFNNICPMTYLVCTQMRVCNVTGSQPYLTSSCETEMFITGYHKGQPYVSDPRVKNFIQWTKTLKDNAVLQKTAVGGHYSYPHSPPMFVQSAAGQVPLIAAADLKRELETLQYREHKRHAFQGQITAVQYLRSPKTSGVEETEVSENDDADSHSSPSQRLPSPSSAGTSATSRKRKIQMRLGCKKTNEKEQEEEEANSASEVQLQEHSCGHNPGQAVSSALSWEGSSWPKQHQELTEHLCQGGLHQDSIRRRFTFDEKNVLLQWSNLQPSRWTSKQSTEPVPPALCSGYYQLTILGINKQIAVDAAFLPVVSSNDPQAVSLPQGLHDNTMLSCLSSGFLCPLTGTDDSEERSLPEPEEILETATELEDMHVVCILDLCHLGEDKLEVLINKVYKVTEVSLD, from the exons ATGGAGGACAGCCAGTCTTCTTCTTCGCTAGTTCTTCCTCCACCACAAGCGTCTTTTCTTCAGAGGACGTTGGAGCGATTATCGTCCACACAGTGCCTGAGATTCGGATGTGACCAGGGGGAAGCTGTCGCTGTCGTGGCATTGCAGAGATACCTGTCAGAGCGAGCGGATGGACCCGATGAACTGCTTCACAACTACAGTTACGACGTGACCCTGACAGACGGGGTCTGGCGGGTCAAATGCTTTCTTCACGCCAGCTTAAGCAACCTGGTGCACACCAACACACTGCGGACAGGGATGGACATCTTCATCTCCCAGTGCTGCTTTGTCTTTAGTGAAAGGATGTTGGGACACGGTTACATTTGCATCGAAAAGCTCCGGTGTGGCGCAGGAAGCTCAGCGGTTCTCCCCAACATAAACGACGTCAGCTTGTTGCCCATGCTGGTCAGGCATGGCATGGAGAGGAGCGTGCTGCTCCACAAAGATGTTCCTCTCCAGGTAAGCCGGAAACATTATCTCCCACTGTGGAACAATGATGACCCGGAAGGGGACATGTGGATCTCAGGAGCCTCCTCATCAGATGCTGTGCTGGATG tttcCAAAATGATGCTCATTAGCACTTTGGAGTCTTCATTCGGACACACCCTGAATTATCTCCCTCTTCTGGTGAAGATCATACACAAATCCAGACTCCGGTATTATGGAAAGTTTGGAGTCAAGAAAGATTGCCCCTACCTG GCGTACTTCGAAGTAGCTGACCAGAGCGGCACCATGTCGCTTGTGCTTTGGGACGAACTCTGTCCGGAGTTTTACGAGCGACTGAACGTTGGCACGGTGCTGTACCTCCAAAACTACAAACTGAAGCAAAGTTATGCGAAACGATCGCGACCACAGATGGATCACTACAGAATGAAACACTGTAACTCTGTAG AAATCAGCCTGAATCCTCGTGATCCATCTTCAATCTTCACTGTGGTCTCACCAAAGAGTGTCCAGCCTCAGTGGGGTCTGCCTGATGTCTCTTACCGGTTCACCAGCAG GTCAGAGTTGGACAAGCTAGCGGATAATTTTGCCTGTGACATCATTGGTTTGGTAACATTTGTTGGCCGTGTCGAAAGAGTCAGAAGTAAAG CTTTAGAAAGGTACTGGACATACCGCTGGGTTCATGCAGTGGACGGAACATCTGATCACCCGTTTATCCTGGagcttttttcttcatctcaaCCTGAAATCTTCAACAACATTTGTCCCA TGACGTACCTGGTCTGCACCCAGATGAGGGTCTGCAATGTGACGGGCTCTCAGCCCTACCTGACGAGCAGCTGTGAGACGGAGATGTTCATCACAG GATACCACAAAGGTCAACCATACGTGAGCGACCCCAGAGTGAAAAACTTCATCCAATGGACCAAAACTCTAAAGGACAACGCCGTTCTACAAAAGACGGCTGTTGGAGGCCATTATTCATACCCTCATTCTCCACCAATGTTCGTGCAGTCAGCAGCAG GTCAAGTTCCTCTCATTGCTGCAGCTGACCTGAAGAGGGAGCTAGAGACCTTGCAGTATAGAGAACATAAAAGACATGCCTTTCAGGGACAAATTACAGCAGTTCAATATTTAAGAAGCCCAAAGACATCAGGAGTGGAAGAAACAGAG gtTTCAGAAAATGATGATGCTGATTCACACAGTTCTCCCTCACAGAGATTACCATCTCCATCATCTGCTGGGACTTCAGCTACTTCAAGGAAAAGGAAAATTCAAATGAG GCTTGGAtgcaaaaagacaaatgaaaaagagcaggaggaggaagaggcgaACTCTGCATCAGAAGTTCAACTCCAGGAACACAGCTGTGGTCATAATCCGGGTCAAG CAGTGTCCAGTGCTCTGTCCTGGGAAGGCAGCAGCTGGCCAAAGCAACACCAGGAACTGACTGAGCATTTGTGTCAAGGCGGCCTGCACCAGGACAGCATCCGTCGCAGGTTCACATTCGATGAGAAGAATGTTCTCCTGCAGTGGAGCAACCTGCAGCCGTCACGGTGGACGTCCAAACAAAGCACAGAGCCTGTCCCACCTGCGCTTTGTTCCGGGTATTACCAGCTAACCATCCTGG GCATCAACAAGCAGATTGCCGTCGATGCTGCTTTTCTCCCGGTGGTTTCCTCCAATGACCCACAGGCCGTCAGCCTTCCTCAGGGTTTACACGACAACACCATGCTGTCTTGCCTCTCCTCGGGTTTCCTTTGCCCTCTCACGGGCACAGACGATAGCGAAGAAAGATCTCTACCTGAGCCAG AGGAGATCTTGGAGACCGCCACTGAGCTGGAGGATATGCATGTGGTGTGCATCTTGGACCTTTGTCATTTAGGTGAAGATAAATTGGAAGTCCTAATCAACAAGGTGTACAAAGTGACAGAGGTTTCACTTGATTAA
- the radx gene encoding RPA-related protein RADX isoform X7: MEDSQSSSSLVLPPPQASFLQRTLERLSSTQCLRFGCDQGEAVAVVALQRYLSERADGPDELLHNYSYDVTLTDGVWRVKCFLHASLSNLVHTNTLRTGMDIFISQCCFVFSERMLGHGYICIEKLRCGAGSSAVLPNINDVSLLPMLVRHGMERSVLLHKDVPLQVSRKHYLPLWNNDDPEGDMWISGASSSDAVLDVSKMMLISTLESSFGHTLNYLPLLVKIIHKSRLRYYGKFGVKKDCPYLAYFEVADQSGTMSLVLWDELCPEFYERLNVGTVLYLQNYKLKQSYAKRSRPQMDHYRMKHCNSVEISLNPRDPSSIFTVVSPKSVQPQWGLPDVSYRFTSRSELDKLADNFACDIIGLVTFVGRVERVRSKALERYWTYRWVHAVDGTSDHPFILELFSSSQPEIFNNICPMTYLVCTQMRVCNVTGSQPYLTSSCETEMFITGYHKGQPYVSDPRVKNFIQWTKTLKDNAVLQKTAVGGHYSYPHSPPMFVQSAAGQVPLIAAADLKRELETLQYREHKRHAFQGQITAVQYLRSPKTSGVEETEQVSENDDADSHSSPSQRLPSPSSAGTSATSRKRKIQMRLGCKKTNEKEQEEEEANSASEVQLQEHSCGHNPGQVSSALSWEGSSWPKQHQELTEHLCQGGLHQDSIRRRFTFDEKNVLLQWSNLQPSRWTSKQSTEPVPPALCSGYYQLTILGINKQIAVDAAFLPVVSSNDPQAVSLPQGLHDNTMLSCLSSGFLCPLTGTDDSEERSLPEPEEILETATELEDMHVVCILDLCHLGEDKLEVLINKVYKVTEVSLD; encoded by the exons ATGGAGGACAGCCAGTCTTCTTCTTCGCTAGTTCTTCCTCCACCACAAGCGTCTTTTCTTCAGAGGACGTTGGAGCGATTATCGTCCACACAGTGCCTGAGATTCGGATGTGACCAGGGGGAAGCTGTCGCTGTCGTGGCATTGCAGAGATACCTGTCAGAGCGAGCGGATGGACCCGATGAACTGCTTCACAACTACAGTTACGACGTGACCCTGACAGACGGGGTCTGGCGGGTCAAATGCTTTCTTCACGCCAGCTTAAGCAACCTGGTGCACACCAACACACTGCGGACAGGGATGGACATCTTCATCTCCCAGTGCTGCTTTGTCTTTAGTGAAAGGATGTTGGGACACGGTTACATTTGCATCGAAAAGCTCCGGTGTGGCGCAGGAAGCTCAGCGGTTCTCCCCAACATAAACGACGTCAGCTTGTTGCCCATGCTGGTCAGGCATGGCATGGAGAGGAGCGTGCTGCTCCACAAAGATGTTCCTCTCCAGGTAAGCCGGAAACATTATCTCCCACTGTGGAACAATGATGACCCGGAAGGGGACATGTGGATCTCAGGAGCCTCCTCATCAGATGCTGTGCTGGATG tttcCAAAATGATGCTCATTAGCACTTTGGAGTCTTCATTCGGACACACCCTGAATTATCTCCCTCTTCTGGTGAAGATCATACACAAATCCAGACTCCGGTATTATGGAAAGTTTGGAGTCAAGAAAGATTGCCCCTACCTG GCGTACTTCGAAGTAGCTGACCAGAGCGGCACCATGTCGCTTGTGCTTTGGGACGAACTCTGTCCGGAGTTTTACGAGCGACTGAACGTTGGCACGGTGCTGTACCTCCAAAACTACAAACTGAAGCAAAGTTATGCGAAACGATCGCGACCACAGATGGATCACTACAGAATGAAACACTGTAACTCTGTAG AAATCAGCCTGAATCCTCGTGATCCATCTTCAATCTTCACTGTGGTCTCACCAAAGAGTGTCCAGCCTCAGTGGGGTCTGCCTGATGTCTCTTACCGGTTCACCAGCAG GTCAGAGTTGGACAAGCTAGCGGATAATTTTGCCTGTGACATCATTGGTTTGGTAACATTTGTTGGCCGTGTCGAAAGAGTCAGAAGTAAAG CTTTAGAAAGGTACTGGACATACCGCTGGGTTCATGCAGTGGACGGAACATCTGATCACCCGTTTATCCTGGagcttttttcttcatctcaaCCTGAAATCTTCAACAACATTTGTCCCA TGACGTACCTGGTCTGCACCCAGATGAGGGTCTGCAATGTGACGGGCTCTCAGCCCTACCTGACGAGCAGCTGTGAGACGGAGATGTTCATCACAG GATACCACAAAGGTCAACCATACGTGAGCGACCCCAGAGTGAAAAACTTCATCCAATGGACCAAAACTCTAAAGGACAACGCCGTTCTACAAAAGACGGCTGTTGGAGGCCATTATTCATACCCTCATTCTCCACCAATGTTCGTGCAGTCAGCAGCAG GTCAAGTTCCTCTCATTGCTGCAGCTGACCTGAAGAGGGAGCTAGAGACCTTGCAGTATAGAGAACATAAAAGACATGCCTTTCAGGGACAAATTACAGCAGTTCAATATTTAAGAAGCCCAAAGACATCAGGAGTGGAAGAAACAGAG caggtTTCAGAAAATGATGATGCTGATTCACACAGTTCTCCCTCACAGAGATTACCATCTCCATCATCTGCTGGGACTTCAGCTACTTCAAGGAAAAGGAAAATTCAAATGAG GCTTGGAtgcaaaaagacaaatgaaaaagagcaggaggaggaagaggcgaACTCTGCATCAGAAGTTCAACTCCAGGAACACAGCTGTGGTCATAATCCGGGTCAAG TGTCCAGTGCTCTGTCCTGGGAAGGCAGCAGCTGGCCAAAGCAACACCAGGAACTGACTGAGCATTTGTGTCAAGGCGGCCTGCACCAGGACAGCATCCGTCGCAGGTTCACATTCGATGAGAAGAATGTTCTCCTGCAGTGGAGCAACCTGCAGCCGTCACGGTGGACGTCCAAACAAAGCACAGAGCCTGTCCCACCTGCGCTTTGTTCCGGGTATTACCAGCTAACCATCCTGG GCATCAACAAGCAGATTGCCGTCGATGCTGCTTTTCTCCCGGTGGTTTCCTCCAATGACCCACAGGCCGTCAGCCTTCCTCAGGGTTTACACGACAACACCATGCTGTCTTGCCTCTCCTCGGGTTTCCTTTGCCCTCTCACGGGCACAGACGATAGCGAAGAAAGATCTCTACCTGAGCCAG AGGAGATCTTGGAGACCGCCACTGAGCTGGAGGATATGCATGTGGTGTGCATCTTGGACCTTTGTCATTTAGGTGAAGATAAATTGGAAGTCCTAATCAACAAGGTGTACAAAGTGACAGAGGTTTCACTTGATTAA
- the radx gene encoding RPA-related protein RADX isoform X4 gives MEDSQSSSSLVLPPPQASFLQRTLERLSSTQCLRFGCDQGEAVAVVALQRYLSERADGPDELLHNYSYDVTLTDGVWRVKCFLHASLSNLVHTNTLRTGMDIFISQCCFVFSERMLGHGYICIEKLRCGAGSSAVLPNINDVSLLPMLVRHGMERSVLLHKDVPLQVSRKHYLPLWNNDDPEGDMWISGASSSDAVLDVSKMMLISTLESSFGHTLNYLPLLVKIIHKSRLRYYGKFGVKKDCPYLAYFEVADQSGTMSLVLWDELCPEFYERLNVGTVLYLQNYKLKQSYAKRSRPQMDHYRMKHCNSVEISLNPRDPSSIFTVVSPKSVQPQWGLPDVSYRFTSRSELDKLADNFACDIIGLVTFVGRVERVRSKALERYWTYRWVHAVDGTSDHPFILELFSSSQPEIFNNICPMTYLVCTQMRVCNVTGSQPYLTSSCETEMFITGYHKGQPYVSDPRVKNFIQWTKTLKDNAVLQKTAVGGHYSYPHSPPMFVQSAAGQVPLIAAADLKRELETLQYREHKRHAFQGQITAVQYLRSPKTSGVEETEQVSENDDADSHSSPSQRLPSPSSAGTSATSRKRKIQMRLGCKKTNEKEQEEEEANSASEVQLQEHSCGHNPGQAVSSALSWEGSSWPKQHQELTEHLCQGGLHQDSIRRRFTFDEKNVLLQWSNLQPSRWTSKQSTEPVPPALCSGYYQLTILGINKQIAVDAAFLPVVSSNDPQAVSLPQGLHDNTMLSCLSSGFLCPLTGTDDSEERSLPEPEEILETATELEDMHVVCILDLCHLGEDKLEVLINKVYKVTEVSLD, from the exons ATGGAGGACAGCCAGTCTTCTTCTTCGCTAGTTCTTCCTCCACCACAAGCGTCTTTTCTTCAGAGGACGTTGGAGCGATTATCGTCCACACAGTGCCTGAGATTCGGATGTGACCAGGGGGAAGCTGTCGCTGTCGTGGCATTGCAGAGATACCTGTCAGAGCGAGCGGATGGACCCGATGAACTGCTTCACAACTACAGTTACGACGTGACCCTGACAGACGGGGTCTGGCGGGTCAAATGCTTTCTTCACGCCAGCTTAAGCAACCTGGTGCACACCAACACACTGCGGACAGGGATGGACATCTTCATCTCCCAGTGCTGCTTTGTCTTTAGTGAAAGGATGTTGGGACACGGTTACATTTGCATCGAAAAGCTCCGGTGTGGCGCAGGAAGCTCAGCGGTTCTCCCCAACATAAACGACGTCAGCTTGTTGCCCATGCTGGTCAGGCATGGCATGGAGAGGAGCGTGCTGCTCCACAAAGATGTTCCTCTCCAGGTAAGCCGGAAACATTATCTCCCACTGTGGAACAATGATGACCCGGAAGGGGACATGTGGATCTCAGGAGCCTCCTCATCAGATGCTGTGCTGGATG tttcCAAAATGATGCTCATTAGCACTTTGGAGTCTTCATTCGGACACACCCTGAATTATCTCCCTCTTCTGGTGAAGATCATACACAAATCCAGACTCCGGTATTATGGAAAGTTTGGAGTCAAGAAAGATTGCCCCTACCTG GCGTACTTCGAAGTAGCTGACCAGAGCGGCACCATGTCGCTTGTGCTTTGGGACGAACTCTGTCCGGAGTTTTACGAGCGACTGAACGTTGGCACGGTGCTGTACCTCCAAAACTACAAACTGAAGCAAAGTTATGCGAAACGATCGCGACCACAGATGGATCACTACAGAATGAAACACTGTAACTCTGTAG AAATCAGCCTGAATCCTCGTGATCCATCTTCAATCTTCACTGTGGTCTCACCAAAGAGTGTCCAGCCTCAGTGGGGTCTGCCTGATGTCTCTTACCGGTTCACCAGCAG GTCAGAGTTGGACAAGCTAGCGGATAATTTTGCCTGTGACATCATTGGTTTGGTAACATTTGTTGGCCGTGTCGAAAGAGTCAGAAGTAAAG CTTTAGAAAGGTACTGGACATACCGCTGGGTTCATGCAGTGGACGGAACATCTGATCACCCGTTTATCCTGGagcttttttcttcatctcaaCCTGAAATCTTCAACAACATTTGTCCCA TGACGTACCTGGTCTGCACCCAGATGAGGGTCTGCAATGTGACGGGCTCTCAGCCCTACCTGACGAGCAGCTGTGAGACGGAGATGTTCATCACAG GATACCACAAAGGTCAACCATACGTGAGCGACCCCAGAGTGAAAAACTTCATCCAATGGACCAAAACTCTAAAGGACAACGCCGTTCTACAAAAGACGGCTGTTGGAGGCCATTATTCATACCCTCATTCTCCACCAATGTTCGTGCAGTCAGCAGCAG GTCAAGTTCCTCTCATTGCTGCAGCTGACCTGAAGAGGGAGCTAGAGACCTTGCAGTATAGAGAACATAAAAGACATGCCTTTCAGGGACAAATTACAGCAGTTCAATATTTAAGAAGCCCAAAGACATCAGGAGTGGAAGAAACAGAG caggtTTCAGAAAATGATGATGCTGATTCACACAGTTCTCCCTCACAGAGATTACCATCTCCATCATCTGCTGGGACTTCAGCTACTTCAAGGAAAAGGAAAATTCAAATGAG GCTTGGAtgcaaaaagacaaatgaaaaagagcaggaggaggaagaggcgaACTCTGCATCAGAAGTTCAACTCCAGGAACACAGCTGTGGTCATAATCCGGGTCAAG CAGTGTCCAGTGCTCTGTCCTGGGAAGGCAGCAGCTGGCCAAAGCAACACCAGGAACTGACTGAGCATTTGTGTCAAGGCGGCCTGCACCAGGACAGCATCCGTCGCAGGTTCACATTCGATGAGAAGAATGTTCTCCTGCAGTGGAGCAACCTGCAGCCGTCACGGTGGACGTCCAAACAAAGCACAGAGCCTGTCCCACCTGCGCTTTGTTCCGGGTATTACCAGCTAACCATCCTGG GCATCAACAAGCAGATTGCCGTCGATGCTGCTTTTCTCCCGGTGGTTTCCTCCAATGACCCACAGGCCGTCAGCCTTCCTCAGGGTTTACACGACAACACCATGCTGTCTTGCCTCTCCTCGGGTTTCCTTTGCCCTCTCACGGGCACAGACGATAGCGAAGAAAGATCTCTACCTGAGCCAG AGGAGATCTTGGAGACCGCCACTGAGCTGGAGGATATGCATGTGGTGTGCATCTTGGACCTTTGTCATTTAGGTGAAGATAAATTGGAAGTCCTAATCAACAAGGTGTACAAAGTGACAGAGGTTTCACTTGATTAA